In Streptomyces sp. SLBN-118, the following are encoded in one genomic region:
- a CDS encoding polysaccharide deacetylase family protein, whose product MTSIDRRSALLAGAGAVAASALATSCSDGRAAPAPPAAPTPPARSASPAPAPRRLPGQPAQITHGPRDRDLVALTFHGHGDPAIATAALTEAERVGARITVLAVGSWLDRYPHLARRILDGGHELGNHTQRHLGISQMSEAEAYAEIADCAERLRRLTGSIGTWFRPSRTKDATLLVTRLAARAGYPHVLSYDVDSLDFTSPGALAVVRNVTGQIRRGSVVSLHFGHADTVTALPALLDDLQRRGLRAVTTTELLI is encoded by the coding sequence GTGACCTCGATCGACCGCCGCAGCGCACTGCTCGCCGGAGCGGGGGCCGTCGCCGCGAGCGCCCTCGCCACGAGCTGCTCCGACGGCCGTGCCGCACCGGCGCCACCGGCCGCCCCCACCCCGCCGGCCCGCAGTGCCTCTCCCGCCCCCGCACCGCGCCGCCTTCCCGGACAGCCCGCCCAGATCACCCACGGCCCGCGCGACCGTGACCTGGTCGCCCTGACCTTCCATGGCCACGGCGATCCGGCCATCGCCACAGCCGCACTCACCGAGGCCGAACGCGTCGGCGCCCGCATCACCGTGCTCGCCGTCGGCAGCTGGCTCGACCGTTACCCCCACCTCGCCCGACGGATCCTCGACGGCGGCCACGAACTCGGGAATCACACCCAGCGCCATCTGGGCATCTCCCAGATGTCCGAGGCCGAGGCATACGCCGAGATCGCCGACTGTGCCGAACGGCTGCGGCGCCTCACCGGATCCATCGGCACCTGGTTCCGTCCATCCCGTACGAAGGACGCGACCCTCCTGGTCACCCGGCTCGCCGCCCGGGCGGGCTACCCGCACGTCCTCTCGTACGACGTCGACTCCCTCGACTTCACCTCGCCCGGTGCCTTGGCCGTCGTCCGCAATGTCACCGGACAGATCCGGCGCGGATCGGTGGTGAGCCTGCACTTCGGCCACGCGGACACGGTCACGGCACTGCCCGCCCTCCTCGACGACCTCCAACGCCGCGGCCTGCGCGCGGTGACGACCACGGAGCTGCTGATCTGA
- a CDS encoding ATP-binding protein translates to MAGLEGVEQPRQRGSATAVGWVPAVEDEQALKALELFGNPTEDEVKLPSRPESAATARRLTQCVVLRQWALSAQTAEHAVLLVSELVGNAVRHTGARVFGLRILRRRGWIRIEVRDPSRGLPCLMPVQEMDTSGRGLFLVDKLSDRWGVDLLPRGKTTWFEMRVSDR, encoded by the coding sequence ATGGCGGGCCTCGAAGGTGTGGAGCAACCTCGGCAGCGCGGCAGCGCTACCGCAGTGGGGTGGGTGCCTGCCGTCGAGGACGAACAGGCGCTGAAGGCGCTCGAGTTGTTCGGCAACCCCACGGAAGATGAAGTCAAGCTTCCCTCCCGCCCCGAATCCGCTGCCACCGCACGGCGGTTGACCCAGTGCGTGGTGCTGCGCCAGTGGGCGCTGTCCGCCCAGACCGCCGAGCACGCGGTTTTACTGGTCTCCGAGCTCGTCGGCAACGCCGTGCGGCACACCGGCGCCCGGGTCTTCGGATTGCGGATACTGCGCCGCCGCGGCTGGATCAGGATCGAGGTCCGCGACCCTTCGCGCGGTCTGCCCTGTCTGATGCCGGTCCAGGAGATGGACACCAGCGGCCGCGGGCTGTTTCTTGTCGACAAGCTCTCCGACCGGTGGGGCGTGGATCTGCTGCCGCGCGGCAAGACCACCTGGTTCGAGATGCGCGTCTCCGACCGCTGA
- a CDS encoding enoyl-CoA hydratase/isomerase family protein, with product MTVSLEVSEGVGTIRLDRPPMNALDIAIQDRLRELAEEATRREDVRAVILYGGEKVFAAGADIKEMQAMDHTAMVVRSRGLQDSFTAVTRIPKPVVAAVTGYALGGGCELALCADFRIAADNAKLGQPEILLGLIPGAGGTQRLSRLIGPSKAKDLIFTGRMVKADEALALGLVDRVVPADEVYEQAHAWAAKLAQGPAMALRAAKECIDAGLETDIETGLAIERNWFAGLFATEDRERGMRSFVEEGPGKAKFL from the coding sequence ATGACTGTTTCTCTTGAGGTCTCCGAAGGCGTCGGCACCATCCGTCTCGACCGCCCGCCGATGAACGCACTGGACATCGCCATCCAGGACCGGCTGCGCGAGCTCGCCGAGGAGGCGACCCGCCGCGAGGACGTACGAGCCGTGATTCTGTACGGCGGCGAGAAGGTGTTCGCGGCCGGCGCGGACATCAAGGAGATGCAGGCCATGGACCACACGGCGATGGTCGTACGGTCCCGGGGCCTGCAGGACTCCTTCACCGCCGTCACCCGCATCCCCAAGCCCGTCGTCGCCGCCGTCACCGGCTATGCGCTGGGCGGCGGCTGTGAGCTGGCGCTCTGCGCCGACTTCAGGATCGCCGCGGACAACGCGAAGCTGGGCCAGCCGGAGATCCTGCTCGGACTGATCCCGGGCGCCGGCGGTACCCAGCGGCTCTCGCGGCTGATCGGCCCTTCCAAGGCCAAGGACCTGATTTTCACCGGCCGGATGGTCAAGGCGGACGAGGCCCTGGCCCTTGGTCTGGTGGACCGCGTGGTCCCCGCCGACGAGGTGTACGAGCAGGCGCACGCCTGGGCCGCGAAGCTCGCGCAGGGGCCCGCGATGGCGCTGCGTGCCGCCAAGGAGTGCATCGACGCGGGTCTGGAGACGGACATCGAGACCGGGCTCGCCATCGAACGCAACTGGTTCGCGGGCCTGTTCGCGACAGAAGACCGCGAGCGCGGGATGCGCAGCTTTGTGGAGGAGGGCCCCGGTAAGGCCAAGTTCCTCTGA
- a CDS encoding Ig-like domain-containing protein encodes MNGQPISGASAGAGRIRRRGGAALPALVLGAALLLVTACGGGDGKASDDKGKSDSGKVANAASQAVVTIAPKDGASSVATSGALKVSAAKGKLTTVTVQDDKGAAVEGKISADGGSWQPLQHLAGSTKYKVHAVAKDAEGRESAKDTSFTTLVPQNTFIGQYTPEDGSTVGVGMPVSINFTRGITDPAAVEKAIKVTAEPSVPIEGHWFGNDRLDFRPEKYWAAGTKVTVKLNLDGVEGRPGVYGKQTKTVKFTIGRSQVSTVDAKSHRMKVVRDGKQIKDIPITAGAPSTTTYNGQMVISEKYEVTRMNGATVGFGGEYDIKDVPHAMRLSNSGTFVHGNYWAPSDTFGSANVSHGCVGLRDARGAGDGGTPAAWFYDNSVIGDVVIVQNSKDKQISPENGLNGWNLSWAEWIK; translated from the coding sequence GTGAACGGGCAGCCGATATCGGGGGCGTCGGCCGGGGCGGGGCGGATACGACGGCGCGGGGGCGCCGCTCTTCCGGCTCTGGTGCTTGGCGCCGCGCTGCTGCTGGTCACGGCCTGTGGGGGCGGGGACGGCAAGGCCAGCGACGACAAGGGCAAGAGCGACAGCGGGAAGGTCGCGAACGCGGCCTCCCAGGCGGTGGTGACCATCGCGCCCAAGGACGGCGCCTCCTCGGTCGCCACCAGCGGCGCGCTGAAGGTCAGCGCCGCGAAGGGCAAGCTGACCACGGTCACCGTCCAGGACGACAAGGGCGCCGCGGTCGAGGGCAAGATCTCCGCGGACGGCGGCAGTTGGCAGCCGCTGCAGCATCTGGCCGGCTCCACCAAGTACAAGGTGCACGCCGTCGCCAAGGACGCGGAGGGCCGCGAGTCCGCGAAGGACACGAGCTTCACCACGCTCGTCCCGCAGAACACCTTCATCGGGCAGTACACCCCCGAAGACGGTTCGACGGTCGGCGTCGGGATGCCGGTCTCGATCAACTTCACCCGTGGCATCACGGACCCGGCGGCCGTCGAGAAGGCCATCAAGGTGACGGCCGAGCCGTCCGTGCCGATCGAGGGCCACTGGTTCGGCAACGACCGTCTCGACTTCCGCCCGGAGAAGTACTGGGCCGCGGGCACCAAGGTGACCGTGAAGCTCAACCTGGACGGCGTCGAGGGCCGCCCCGGGGTGTACGGCAAGCAGACCAAGACGGTGAAGTTCACCATCGGCCGCAGTCAGGTCTCCACCGTGGACGCGAAGTCCCACCGGATGAAGGTCGTCCGGGACGGCAAGCAGATCAAGGACATCCCCATCACCGCCGGCGCACCGTCGACCACGACGTACAACGGCCAGATGGTGATCAGTGAGAAGTACGAGGTGACCCGTATGAACGGCGCCACCGTCGGCTTCGGCGGCGAGTACGACATCAAGGACGTGCCGCACGCGATGCGCCTGTCCAACTCGGGCACCTTCGTCCACGGCAACTACTGGGCGCCGTCGGACACCTTCGGTTCGGCGAACGTCAGCCACGGCTGTGTCGGGCTGCGCGACGCCCGCGGCGCGGGAGACGGCGGTACCCCGGCGGCCTGGTTCTACGACAACTCGGTCATCGGCGACGTGGTGATCGTGCAGAACTCCAAGGACAAGCAGATCTCTCCGGAGAACGGCCTCAACGGCTGGAACCTGTCCTGGGCGGAGTGGATCAAGTAA